A segment of the Nitrospiraceae bacterium genome:
ACGCAGTTGACGATGCGTACCTTCCATATCGGTGGGACGGCCAGTAAGGTGGTCGAGCAAACCGTTCTCGAAGCCAAGCATGCCGGGCATCTGAAGTTCATGAGCTTTGATGCGAAGAAGAACGCCGATGTACACAACGGCGGTATTGCCGTCAGGAACAAGGAGGGCGAGTGGGTTGTCATGAACCGCAATGCAAAGATCGCGATTGTGGACGACAACGGCCGTGAGCGCGAAAAATATCCGGTCGTGTACGGCGGAAAAATCAAAGTCAAGGACGGTGATCGTGTTGAACTCGGCCAAAGGCTCGTCGAGTGGGATCCTTACTCGCTGACGATCCTGACCGAGGTCGGCGGGAAAGTTGCCTATGGAGACATCGTGGAAGGTGTCACGATGAAAGAAGAGTTCGATGAAGTGACGGGCCTTTCCCGGAAAGTCATCATCGAACATTCGGGTGCCACCCTCCGTCCGCGCGTATCGATCAAGGATGAAGGGGGGAAAACAGCCAAAGTGTCCGGGAGTACAGCGACGGTGGCGCGGTATCTGCTGCCAGTGGGCGCCCACATTTTCGTGGAAAAAGGTGCGACGGTCCACCCGGGAGATGTCTTGGCCAAGATTCCCCGTGAGACGACGAAAACAAAAGATATCACGGGTGGTCTGCCGCGGGTGGCCGAGTTGTTCGAGGCACGGAAGCCGAAAGAACAAGCGGTCATCAGCGAAATCGATGGCGAAGTCTCATACGGAGGCTTCGTCAAAGGTCAGCGAAAGGTGCTCGTCGATAACAAGATGGGAGACGTGAAGGAGTATTTCATTCCAAAGGGCAAACACGTCAATGTTCACGAAGGTGATTGGGTCAGAGCCGGTGAGCCCTTGATGGACGGGTCGGCCAATCCGCATGACATCCTGGATGTGCTCGGACCCAACGAGTTGCAAAAATACCTTGTGGATGAAGTGCAGGACGTGTATCGGCTGCAAGGCGTCTCGATCAACGACAAACACATCGAGATTATCGTTCGCCAGATGTTGCGAAAGGTGCGCATCGAGGAACCCGGAGATACGACGTTCTTGCCCGGCAGCCAGGTCAGCAAGATGGTGTTCGAGGAAGAGAATGATCGTGTGTTAGCCAAAGGCGGTAAGCCGGCGCTCGGTAAGCCGGTTCTTCTTGGCATTACGAAGGCGGCATTGACCACCGACAGTTTCATCTCGGCAGCCTCGTTCCAGGAAACGACGAGAGTGCTGACCGAAGCGGCCATCAACGGACGTGAAGATAATCTGCGAGGCTTGAAAGAAAACGTGATCGTCGGCCGCTTGATTCCCGCCGGCACAGGGTTTGAGGAGTATCGAGATACCTTCGTGATCAGCCCTAAACCGGAGCCTGTTGCAGTTGGCCAAGGTGAGCCGGCCGCGCTGGTTCGGGAGGGTGCCACCGCTTCTTCAACCGAGGGGAGATCATAGGAAGCTTCACGGAGCGCGCGTCGCTTGACACTCAGCAACGCGGTCATTATAATCCGCAGGCTTTGCCCAGAATTGAGTTGTACGACGGTGTGTTGTGCGCAACGCGAGAGTAATTGAATCGTGCCAACAATCAATCAGTTAGTCAGAAAAGGGCGTCAGCTGGCGCATGCGAAAACAAAGAGCCCGGCACTGAAGTGCTGTCCGCAGAAACGCGGGGTATGTCTCCGGGTCTATACCTCGACTCCCAAAAAGCCGAACTCGGCCTTGCGAAAAGTCGCGCGCGTACGGTTGACGAACGGAATGGAAGTGACGACATACATTCCTGGCGTCGGACACAACCTCCAGGAGCACTCCATCGTATTGGTGCGAGGTGGTCGGGTGAAAGACTTGCCGGGTGTCCGCTATCACATCGTCCGCGGTGCGTTGGATGCCGTGGGTGTGACGGACCGAAAGCAGGGTCGTTCAAAGTACGGGGCAAAGCGCCCCAAATAGGCTCAGCGCCGTCGACGAACAGTAGGGAAGCAGAATCGTATGCCACGCAGCAGGTTTTTACATCAGCGGGAACCGCTTCCGGATGTGCGGTATCGTGACAAGCTTGTCGGGAAGTTTTTGAACATCTTGATGGAGCGCGGAAAGAAGAGTACGGCCGAGCGCATTTGCTACGGAGCCTTCGACATGATTCAGGAGAAGACCGGCGGCGATCCGCTCAAAGTTTTTCGGACGGCGATCGATAACGTGAAGCCGATCGTGGAAGTCAAGTCACGTCGGGTGGGTGGTGCATCGTATCAGGTGCCGGTGGAAATTCGCCCCGCTCGTCGCATGTCATTGGCGCTTCGATGGCTGTCTGAGTTTTCACGGACGCGTGGCGGCAAGAGCATGCGTGAAAAACTTGCCGCAGAGCTGCTCGACGCGTCGAACAACACAGGGGCGTCGGTGAAGAAGCGGGAAGACGTGCATCGGATGGCGGAGGCCAATAAGGCGTTCGCGCACTATCGCTGGTAACGTCGTTCTGTGCTGC
Coding sequences within it:
- the rpsL gene encoding 30S ribosomal protein S12 — protein: MPTINQLVRKGRQLAHAKTKSPALKCCPQKRGVCLRVYTSTPKKPNSALRKVARVRLTNGMEVTTYIPGVGHNLQEHSIVLVRGGRVKDLPGVRYHIVRGALDAVGVTDRKQGRSKYGAKRPK
- the rpsG gene encoding 30S ribosomal protein S7 translates to MPRSRFLHQREPLPDVRYRDKLVGKFLNILMERGKKSTAERICYGAFDMIQEKTGGDPLKVFRTAIDNVKPIVEVKSRRVGGASYQVPVEIRPARRMSLALRWLSEFSRTRGGKSMREKLAAELLDASNNTGASVKKREDVHRMAEANKAFAHYRW